A stretch of the Planktothricoides raciborskii GIHE-MW2 genome encodes the following:
- a CDS encoding Uma2 family endonuclease yields MTTFKPIAPPVKMPPLENGDRLTRYEFERRYHAMPDGKKAELIEGIVYMASPLRAKSHGKPHARIMTWLGTYEAMTPGVEVLDNATVIFDMDNEAQPDALLRIEQGGLSRITADDYVAGAPELIVEIAASTASIDRHKKLHVYRRNGVQEYIIWRVDDGELDWFYLKDGEYLPLSANSSGIICSEVFPGLWLDTAALLSGDIAKVLAVLQQGLASAV; encoded by the coding sequence ATGACCACATTTAAACCCATTGCCCCTCCGGTAAAGATGCCTCCTTTAGAAAACGGCGATCGGCTGACTCGTTATGAATTTGAACGGCGTTATCACGCCATGCCCGATGGAAAAAAAGCTGAATTAATTGAAGGAATTGTATATATGGCATCTCCCTTACGCGCCAAAAGTCACGGCAAACCCCATGCTCGCATTATGACCTGGCTAGGCACTTATGAAGCGATGACCCCAGGGGTAGAAGTCCTGGATAATGCTACGGTAATTTTTGATATGGATAATGAAGCCCAACCAGACGCTTTATTAAGAATAGAACAGGGCGGTTTATCACGAATTACTGCCGATGATTATGTAGCCGGTGCGCCGGAATTAATCGTAGAAATTGCCGCGTCTACCGCATCTATTGACCGCCATAAAAAACTGCACGTTTATCGGCGTAATGGCGTGCAAGAATATATTATCTGGCGCGTTGATGATGGGGAATTAGATTGGTTTTATTTAAAAGATGGGGAATATTTGCCACTTTCAGCCAACTCATCGGGGATAATTTGTTCTGAAGTTTTCCCCGGTTTATGGTTAGATACAGCCGCGTTATTATCCGGTGATATTGCCAAGGTTTTGGCGGTATTACAACAGGGTTTAGCCAGTGCAGTTTAG
- a CDS encoding substrate-binding domain-containing protein — protein MRKFYSGTLFLVSAIRFAIPVGIALVPLTSCTPSPNSEATAPSTTPKTEQQQQIIRASGGSSTIEVLQLLMDAYTKKVTNTQANFLPASQSESTLAGIQAGLLDIGSLSKTLKPTEITDDLAQRVIAQDGLVVATNPSVEGVTNLTTDNLKAIYSGQAKNWQEFGGPDATIVVLDRPEDESAKRLLREYYLGKDLVTSPEAVILRKQDELVSALQSTPYSIGTFSLATSIYEKVPVNHLSLNGIAPTLDNIKSGKYLMVRPINLVFKKSPVPQVQSFLDFISSPEAIALLTQAGYAPANVTP, from the coding sequence ATGCGGAAATTTTACTCTGGTACGCTTTTCTTGGTCAGCGCGATTCGCTTCGCGATCCCTGTGGGAATCGCCCTCGTGCCCCTGACCAGTTGTACTCCCAGCCCTAATTCAGAAGCTACAGCCCCATCTACCACCCCGAAAACTGAGCAACAGCAGCAAATAATTCGCGCCAGCGGTGGTAGTAGTACCATTGAGGTATTGCAGCTTTTAATGGATGCTTATACTAAAAAAGTAACGAATACCCAAGCCAATTTTTTGCCCGCAAGTCAATCAGAAAGTACCCTTGCCGGAATTCAAGCAGGATTACTGGATATTGGCAGCTTAAGTAAAACCCTCAAACCCACAGAAATAACTGATGATTTGGCCCAACGAGTCATTGCCCAAGACGGTCTAGTTGTGGCAACTAACCCCAGCGTTGAGGGGGTGACAAATTTAACTACAGATAATCTAAAAGCAATTTATAGTGGTCAAGCGAAAAACTGGCAAGAGTTTGGCGGGCCAGATGCCACCATTGTCGTCCTCGATCGCCCGGAAGATGAATCGGCAAAACGTCTTTTGCGAGAATATTATTTGGGCAAAGATTTAGTCACCTCACCGGAGGCGGTAATTCTCCGCAAACAAGATGAACTGGTCAGTGCTTTGCAAAGCACTCCTTATAGTATTGGTACTTTCTCTTTAGCGACTTCAATTTATGAAAAGGTGCCAGTAAATCACTTAAGCTTAAACGGGATTGCCCCGACCCTGGATAATATTAAATCGGGCAAATATCTGATGGTTCGCCCGATTAATTTGGTGTTTAAAAAATCTCCTGTCCCACAGGTACAAAGTTTTCTCGATTTTATTTCCAGTCCAGAGGCGATCGCATTGCTCACTCAGGCTGGTTATGCTCCTGCTAACGTGACCCCATGA
- a CDS encoding glutathione S-transferase family protein, with translation MTSNHSAIAPLTWAELQALTNFEIDLVNGPTNPQSLLRLFGHAESDVRVTLYRDHHAWCPYCQKVWLWLEEKQIPYRIKKVTMFCYGEKESWYKQKVPSGMLPALEIDDRLITESDDILIALEEVFGPLVFGMQDSRVLALRQLERMLFRAWCSWLCYRPIPFDREQKNRRQFIEVVAKVEAALAATPGPYFLEEFSTADVIFTPYVERMNASLYYYKGYSLREENPRLSAWFDAMETRPTYRGTQSDFHTHAHDLPPQMGGCWENGEPQTSINQQRVDHGPWFGLPDVTYPEPENCRQEALQRIIKHRENLTKVNPADSQLFDEALRCALTLMMTGKVCQPPEGADEALRYLRDRISVPRDMSIYAAKHLREALEKTAAKAGDRQGRPLSTRDRRDQNPANFGKV, from the coding sequence ATGACATCAAACCATAGCGCGATCGCTCCTTTAACTTGGGCAGAACTGCAAGCCCTGACAAACTTTGAAATCGATCTGGTCAACGGACCGACTAACCCTCAGTCTCTATTGCGTTTATTTGGCCATGCTGAATCCGATGTTCGGGTGACATTATATCGCGATCACCATGCTTGGTGCCCTTACTGTCAGAAAGTCTGGCTGTGGTTAGAGGAAAAGCAAATCCCTTATCGGATCAAAAAAGTCACGATGTTTTGTTATGGGGAAAAAGAGAGTTGGTATAAGCAAAAAGTGCCATCGGGAATGTTGCCCGCCCTGGAAATTGACGATCGCCTCATTACCGAAAGTGATGATATTTTAATTGCCTTAGAAGAGGTCTTTGGCCCCTTGGTTTTCGGAATGCAAGACTCCAGGGTTTTGGCGTTGCGACAACTAGAACGAATGCTATTTCGGGCTTGGTGTAGCTGGCTTTGCTATCGCCCCATTCCCTTCGATCGAGAACAAAAAAATCGCCGTCAGTTTATCGAAGTAGTGGCCAAAGTTGAGGCAGCCCTAGCCGCCACTCCTGGGCCTTATTTCCTGGAAGAATTTAGCACCGCTGACGTAATTTTTACCCCATACGTTGAGCGGATGAATGCCAGTCTTTATTATTATAAAGGCTATTCGCTGCGAGAAGAAAACCCCCGTTTATCCGCTTGGTTTGATGCGATGGAAACTCGCCCCACTTATCGCGGTACTCAAAGCGATTTTCACACCCATGCCCATGATTTACCGCCCCAAATGGGAGGATGTTGGGAAAATGGCGAACCGCAGACTTCAATTAATCAGCAACGGGTGGATCATGGCCCTTGGTTCGGATTGCCAGATGTGACTTATCCAGAACCGGAAAATTGTCGTCAGGAAGCTTTGCAACGAATTATTAAACACCGGGAAAATTTGACTAAAGTGAATCCCGCTGATTCGCAATTATTTGATGAAGCGTTGCGTTGTGCCCTGACTTTGATGATGACAGGAAAAGTCTGCCAACCCCCCGAAGGTGCGGATGAGGCTTTGCGCTATTTACGCGATCGCATTAGTGTCCCACGGGATATGTCTATTTATGCGGCAAAACATCTCCGGGAAGCTTTGGAAAAAACCGCAGCTAAGGCCGGCGATCGCCAGGGTCGTCCTCTTTCCACTCGCGATCGGCGCGATCAAAACCCCGCTAACTTTGGTAAAGTTTAA
- a CDS encoding DUF262 domain-containing protein translates to MARINLLDTRTTNFGEIIGNGKIYQVPIFQRDYSWTEENWEDLWQDIMALYTNQESSHYMGAIVLQSSPTSDREFTIIDGQQRLATFSLIAIAVIDKIQALIDREQDPEANRDRQEILKRTYLGDRDPRSLRYSSKLRLNQNNNDFYQSNLINLRKPRNIRALAKSNQLIWQAFEYFYRQLETVEEVINTGETLATFLTDTIAKQLLFIQINVENELNAYTVFETLNARGIELSSTYLLKNYLFSLFQGPDDLAEAQRQWRRIIHTVQMEKFPEFLRYYLSLKATRVRRERLFKLVRASVKNAQQAFDLLDELENYSSLFIALENANDEFWRDTPENKYYIRELELFKVKQAYPTLFAAYSKLSADNFTRLLKLVAVISFRYTVVSGLNPNELESYYNQVAIAINQGEISTPKQVFERLRPIYVSDQKFKQDFALLSISTKGQKKKLVRYILGKLEMDAANRTDINEDSFSIEHILPESPNDAWRKHFSDNQIEEMVYRLGNLTPLEPNFNREIGNEVYALKQNKYPQSVYALTKNILAEAWTIDTIVQRQDDLAKRAVHIWRSDFSA, encoded by the coding sequence ATGGCGCGGATTAATTTACTCGATACTCGGACTACGAACTTTGGGGAAATTATCGGTAATGGCAAAATTTATCAAGTGCCCATTTTTCAGCGGGATTATTCTTGGACAGAGGAAAATTGGGAAGACCTCTGGCAAGATATTATGGCACTTTATACTAACCAGGAGTCTAGTCATTATATGGGAGCAATTGTGTTACAAAGCTCCCCGACTTCCGATCGAGAGTTTACGATTATTGATGGACAACAACGATTAGCCACTTTTAGTCTGATTGCCATTGCGGTAATTGACAAAATTCAAGCCCTAATCGATCGCGAACAAGACCCAGAAGCTAACCGCGATCGCCAAGAAATCCTCAAACGCACCTATCTGGGCGATCGCGACCCGCGTTCCCTCCGCTACTCCAGTAAATTACGGTTAAATCAAAATAACAATGACTTCTATCAAAGTAACTTAATTAATCTCCGTAAACCTAGAAATATTCGCGCTTTGGCTAAATCTAATCAACTCATTTGGCAAGCATTTGAATACTTTTATCGGCAGCTAGAGACGGTTGAAGAAGTGATAAATACCGGCGAAACATTAGCCACTTTTTTGACCGACACCATCGCCAAACAACTGCTATTTATTCAAATTAACGTCGAAAATGAGTTAAACGCTTATACAGTGTTTGAAACCTTAAATGCTAGAGGCATTGAACTCAGTTCAACGTATTTACTAAAAAATTATTTATTTTCTCTGTTCCAAGGGCCAGATGACTTGGCAGAAGCCCAAAGACAATGGAGACGAATTATCCATACAGTGCAGATGGAAAAATTTCCAGAGTTTCTGCGTTATTATCTGAGTTTAAAAGCGACGAGGGTGAGACGGGAAAGGCTATTTAAACTCGTCCGGGCATCGGTGAAAAATGCTCAACAAGCCTTTGACTTACTTGATGAATTAGAAAATTATAGTAGTTTGTTTATTGCCCTGGAAAATGCTAATGATGAATTCTGGCGAGACACCCCAGAAAATAAATATTATATCCGCGAATTAGAGTTATTTAAAGTCAAGCAAGCTTATCCAACTTTATTCGCGGCTTACTCTAAGCTTTCGGCGGATAACTTTACCCGACTGCTTAAACTTGTGGCGGTGATTTCCTTTCGCTATACGGTGGTCAGTGGTCTGAATCCTAATGAATTAGAATCCTATTACAACCAAGTGGCGATCGCTATTAACCAGGGTGAGATATCCACCCCTAAACAAGTCTTTGAACGGCTACGTCCGATTTATGTTTCCGATCAGAAGTTTAAACAAGATTTTGCTTTGCTGTCAATTTCGACCAAGGGACAAAAGAAAAAACTGGTGCGATATATTCTGGGGAAACTGGAGATGGATGCGGCAAACCGAACCGATATTAATGAAGATAGTTTTTCCATCGAGCATATTTTACCGGAATCACCCAACGATGCTTGGAGAAAACATTTCTCCGATAATCAGATAGAAGAGATGGTTTATCGCCTCGGTAATTTAACGCCATTGGAGCCAAATTTTAATCGGGAAATAGGTAACGAGGTTTATGCACTTAAGCAGAACAAGTATCCGCAAAGTGTTTATGCTTTAACTAAGAATATTCTGGCAGAAGCATGGACAATAGATACTATAGTTCAACGTCAAGATGATTTAGCAAAGCGTGCAGTGCATATTTGGCGCTCGGACTTTTCTGCTTAA
- a CDS encoding AAA family ATPase: MAILNSIKTQNYKNLVGEIKLNKLNIFIGSNGSGKSNLINYIQFLKNCITPIWDPVRGVSSFEDAISILGGNRILDNTVASPAYILFNYSFSNLDSFSKLDRRDNDTVNLSLKLWVDQSLIKSRANLAEENLSCDRGLEQPFFYYKFHGEEIGKGLISIYDEEQRRTRFERLENIPINTLGVNIIPSLLENTSFTPKNTTVYEVRRELLESVADWQFYNANNMDLHQIRTSEPKIGSSDIHLSSSGENLPLVFENLIQQNIDFEDSINEAMKAILPKTRRIRPMRSGQYGITIEWYFEGIKEPFYLREMSDGTVRMLCWAVILHSPKLPSLLVIDEPELGLHVAWMRILAEWIKKASRNTQIIIATHSPDLLDNFTDCLENVLCFSSSDKIHFSTENLSREHLEEKLAEGWELGDLYRIGDPSIGGWPW; this comes from the coding sequence ATGGCAATTCTGAATTCCATTAAAACTCAAAATTATAAAAATTTAGTCGGGGAAATTAAACTCAACAAGCTGAATATTTTTATTGGTTCTAATGGTTCGGGAAAAAGCAACTTAATTAATTATATACAATTCCTGAAAAATTGCATCACTCCAATTTGGGATCCAGTCAGGGGAGTGAGTAGCTTTGAAGATGCAATTTCTATCTTAGGTGGAAATCGAATTTTAGATAATACGGTGGCGAGTCCCGCGTATATATTATTTAACTATAGTTTTTCTAATCTAGATAGTTTTTCTAAACTAGATCGCCGTGACAATGACACGGTTAATCTTTCTTTGAAACTCTGGGTTGACCAATCATTAATCAAATCAAGAGCTAATCTAGCCGAAGAAAATTTATCCTGCGATCGGGGGCTAGAACAACCTTTTTTCTATTATAAATTTCACGGAGAAGAAATTGGCAAAGGTTTAATTAGTATTTATGACGAAGAGCAACGTAGAACGAGGTTTGAAAGATTAGAAAATATTCCGATTAATACTTTAGGAGTAAATATCATTCCCAGTTTATTAGAAAATACTTCATTTACTCCGAAAAATACAACAGTTTATGAGGTGAGACGAGAACTCTTAGAATCTGTGGCTGATTGGCAATTTTATAATGCCAATAATATGGATTTACATCAAATCAGAACTTCAGAACCGAAAATCGGCTCATCGGATATTCATTTATCTTCATCCGGTGAGAATTTACCGTTGGTTTTTGAGAATTTAATTCAACAAAATATTGACTTTGAGGATAGTATTAATGAAGCGATGAAAGCTATCCTGCCCAAAACTCGTCGGATTCGACCAATGCGATCGGGTCAATATGGGATAACGATTGAATGGTATTTTGAAGGAATTAAAGAACCATTTTATTTAAGAGAAATGTCCGATGGCACAGTCAGAATGTTATGTTGGGCAGTGATTTTACATTCTCCTAAATTACCCTCATTATTAGTCATTGATGAACCGGAATTAGGCTTGCACGTTGCTTGGATGCGAATTTTGGCAGAGTGGATTAAAAAAGCTTCGAGAAACACCCAAATCATCATTGCCACTCATAGTCCAGATTTATTGGATAACTTTACCGATTGTTTAGAAAATGTATTGTGTTTTTCTTCTTCAGATAAAATCCATTTTTCCACAGAAAATTTATCACGAGAACATCTTGAAGAAAAACTGGCAGAAGGATGGGAATTGGGGGATTTGTATCGAATTGGGGATCCGAGTATTGGAGGCTGGCCGTGGTAG
- a CDS encoding serine/threonine-protein kinase, giving the protein MTYCINPDCQNPANSDHAELCQSCGSKLLLKNRYRAIAPLGKSKLGNTFLAIDQDQPSHPPCVIKQFIDSDAKPNKTGAFQIYAEQLAEIGKHPQIPSLLASFEQEGSQYIIQEYIEGQNLEQELTEAGTFNESQIRKLLYDLLPAIDFVHSFNLIHRDIKPENIIRSHQTNQLILVDFGTAETYNRFRQINPGTVTGSAEYAAPEQTKGKAVIASDFYSLGLTCLHLLTGLSAFDLFDPKSETWVWRDYLKTPVSLQLGQILDKMVQRDWKLRYNRAETILKDLRKVSLPSLPVTQNTRLVTAIGGATVALLSLLVTTRLPSPVPRTTITTEPVPYSVLEYHNQPPKDHSVKPYYSSDNLPPMRTLATTSGPVWSVAVSPNGKTIASGSWDGTIQLWHVSIDNARIPIQTLAGHTGAVWSVAISSDGKLLASGSADQTVKIWDLRTGELLKTLKGHDAGVFSVAFSPDNSLVASGSFDKTIKLWNIDQNKSEHYPESFKGYAHEYAKGYAHGSSQQYSQQYYEKYSSEYPEYSQGYLQQTLVGHTQEVQSVKFSPDGQTLASGSTDGTVKLWNVNTGKAFRTLSGHTDSVWSIAIAPDGKTLASGSWDRTVKLWNLETGELRRTLHGHAKQVYSVAFSPDGRTLASGDLNGTIKLWSTRNGCQKGTLKGHTDSVEIGFSADGTTMISGGFDDTIKMWRLDP; this is encoded by the coding sequence ATGACATACTGTATTAATCCTGATTGCCAGAATCCTGCAAATTCTGACCACGCTGAATTATGTCAGAGTTGTGGCTCGAAATTGCTGTTAAAAAACCGCTACCGGGCGATCGCGCCTTTGGGGAAAAGTAAACTCGGCAACACCTTTTTAGCCATAGACCAAGATCAACCGTCCCATCCCCCTTGCGTCATCAAGCAATTCATTGACTCTGATGCCAAACCTAACAAGACTGGGGCATTTCAAATCTACGCCGAACAGCTTGCAGAAATCGGCAAACATCCGCAAATCCCCTCATTACTCGCCTCATTCGAGCAAGAAGGCAGTCAATATATCATCCAAGAATATATTGAAGGACAAAATCTGGAGCAAGAATTAACCGAAGCAGGCACATTTAACGAAAGCCAAATTCGCAAACTACTTTATGATTTGCTCCCAGCGATCGATTTTGTCCATAGTTTCAATCTGATTCACCGGGATATCAAACCAGAAAATATCATTCGCAGCCACCAAACCAATCAACTCATCTTAGTTGATTTTGGTACAGCGGAAACTTATAACCGTTTTCGCCAAATTAACCCGGGTACAGTCACCGGATCTGCCGAATATGCAGCCCCGGAACAAACCAAAGGCAAAGCGGTGATTGCCAGTGACTTTTATAGCCTAGGGCTAACTTGCTTGCATCTGCTCACGGGACTTTCAGCCTTTGACCTCTTCGATCCCAAATCAGAAACCTGGGTTTGGCGGGATTATTTGAAAACCCCCGTCAGTCTTCAACTTGGGCAAATCCTGGACAAAATGGTTCAACGGGATTGGAAGCTGCGCTACAATCGGGCCGAGACGATCCTCAAAGACCTGAGAAAAGTATCCCTGCCCTCGTTACCCGTCACTCAAAATACTCGCTTAGTCACTGCGATCGGTGGGGCAACCGTAGCCCTGTTATCTCTCCTGGTGACAACTCGTTTACCTTCACCAGTGCCACGAACCACCATCACAACTGAACCAGTCCCATATTCGGTTCTCGAATACCACAATCAGCCGCCAAAGGATCACAGCGTCAAGCCTTATTACTCTTCTGACAATCTGCCACCAATGCGGACTTTGGCCACTACCTCCGGTCCGGTCTGGTCTGTGGCGGTCAGTCCCAATGGCAAAACCATCGCCAGTGGCAGTTGGGACGGCACCATTCAACTGTGGCACGTCAGCATCGATAATGCCCGAATTCCCATCCAAACTTTAGCAGGGCATACGGGGGCCGTTTGGTCAGTGGCGATTAGTTCTGATGGCAAATTGTTGGCCAGTGGCAGTGCCGATCAGACCGTCAAAATTTGGGATTTGCGGACTGGGGAATTGTTGAAAACTCTCAAAGGCCATGATGCCGGAGTGTTTTCTGTAGCTTTTAGCCCGGATAACTCTTTAGTCGCCAGTGGCAGCTTTGATAAAACAATTAAGCTGTGGAATATCGATCAGAACAAATCTGAACATTATCCCGAATCTTTCAAAGGATATGCTCACGAATATGCCAAAGGATATGCTCACGGATCTTCTCAGCAATATTCTCAGCAATATTATGAGAAATATTCCTCAGAATATCCAGAATATTCTCAGGGATATCTCCAGCAAACTTTAGTCGGTCATACCCAAGAAGTGCAATCCGTTAAGTTTAGTCCCGATGGTCAAACCCTCGCCAGTGGCAGTACCGATGGCACGGTGAAACTCTGGAATGTCAACACGGGTAAGGCTTTTCGCACTTTGTCCGGTCATACGGATTCAGTTTGGTCAATTGCGATCGCCCCTGATGGCAAAACCCTCGCTAGTGGCAGTTGGGATCGCACGGTCAAACTCTGGAACTTGGAAACCGGAGAACTTCGGCGGACTCTACACGGTCACGCCAAGCAAGTTTATTCAGTCGCCTTTAGTCCCGATGGTCGCACCTTAGCCAGTGGGGACTTAAATGGCACTATTAAACTGTGGAGTACACGCAATGGTTGTCAAAAAGGCACCCTTAAAGGTCATACAGATTCCGTAGAAATCGGGTTTTCTGCGGATGGAACAACCATGATTAGCGGCGGTTTTGATGACACTATCAAAATGTGGCGTTTAGATCCTTAA
- a CDS encoding ATP-binding protein yields MKPRRPIPRERIAARIAGLLKIPVAVKLFLPLSVLFIIFLGLWTTGTYLFFRKFFEQNLRQETEAFTSVLLSNIEQRQNLLQSKALWLADGNNISPAIESNNRAILFKEFLPIQMGLKLDLIQVIANDSVLVDLRQPILTDIQLQDQKVSQAAKAGLELTDVMAAEGNAPSVLISLISLKNSERVVGSIIVGFAFTEQILNEIRGDTPIHLVVFQGSQIKTATLPIYDPNWQPPSPNSPTTYTQIAGQGYIVKTVTLGSISDDLKVVMLNPTAPLEEAENRLFYTIKIMALIGGAIALCLCFYFSRWLNRRIRILTNAMQQFAAGNLSIHINIDSPDEIGILAEGFNAMAEQLTQRDRQIQHQLEELNQTLKKLQETQAYLVQSEKMSSLGQMIAGIAHEINNPVNFIHGNLTYVKQYTDDLLQVINLYETECPDISPEMQEEIAEIELDYLKDDLPKILQSMRGGTDRIRAIVLSLRNFSRLDESDLKAVNIHEGIDSTLLILQSRLHENSQRPEIAIIKEYGELPLVECYAGQLNQVFMNILANGIDALDKLSSERSFAENQGDPLWIKISTEVLPENWVNIKILDNGIGIPEELRSRIFNPFFTTKDVGKGTGLGLSISYQIVVEKHGGKLFCESSSDRGISFVISLPIKHN; encoded by the coding sequence ATGAAACCACGCCGACCGATTCCGCGAGAGCGGATCGCTGCGCGAATCGCAGGTCTGCTCAAAATCCCGGTTGCCGTTAAACTATTTCTCCCTTTATCTGTCCTATTCATAATATTTTTAGGACTATGGACAACCGGAACCTATCTGTTTTTCCGCAAGTTTTTTGAGCAAAATTTGCGGCAGGAAACTGAGGCATTTACCTCAGTGCTTCTCAGCAATATTGAGCAAAGACAAAACCTATTGCAATCCAAAGCCTTATGGCTGGCTGATGGCAACAATATTTCCCCAGCAATTGAATCGAATAATCGAGCAATTTTGTTCAAAGAATTTTTGCCGATTCAAATGGGATTAAAACTCGATTTAATTCAAGTGATAGCCAACGATTCAGTGTTGGTAGATTTGCGTCAGCCAATTCTGACAGATATTCAACTCCAAGACCAAAAGGTGAGTCAAGCGGCTAAAGCTGGTTTAGAACTAACTGATGTGATGGCCGCCGAAGGTAATGCCCCTTCTGTTTTGATTAGTTTAATTTCTTTGAAAAATAGTGAAAGGGTAGTTGGTAGTATTATTGTTGGTTTTGCCTTTACGGAACAAATCCTGAATGAAATTCGCGGAGATACTCCAATACATTTGGTGGTTTTCCAAGGGTCACAAATTAAAACGGCCACTCTACCGATTTACGATCCAAATTGGCAGCCCCCCAGTCCCAATTCCCCGACAACTTACACCCAGATTGCCGGTCAGGGATATATCGTGAAAACTGTAACTCTGGGCAGTATTAGTGATGATCTAAAAGTGGTGATGCTGAATCCCACAGCCCCTTTAGAAGAAGCAGAAAATCGGTTGTTTTATACTATCAAGATTATGGCATTAATTGGCGGTGCGATCGCCCTTTGTCTCTGCTTTTATTTTTCTCGCTGGTTAAATCGACGCATTCGGATTTTAACCAATGCAATGCAACAATTTGCTGCCGGTAATTTAAGCATTCACATTAATATTGATAGCCCGGATGAAATTGGCATTTTAGCCGAAGGTTTTAATGCAATGGCAGAACAACTGACTCAGCGCGATCGGCAAATACAACATCAATTAGAAGAACTAAATCAAACTCTCAAAAAATTGCAAGAAACCCAAGCTTATCTGGTACAAAGTGAAAAAATGTCCAGTTTGGGACAAATGATTGCCGGAATTGCCCATGAAATTAATAACCCCGTTAATTTTATTCATGGCAATCTTACTTATGTTAAGCAATACACCGATGATTTACTGCAAGTGATTAATCTCTATGAAACCGAATGTCCTGATATTTCTCCCGAAATGCAAGAGGAAATCGCAGAAATAGAATTAGATTATTTAAAAGACGACTTGCCGAAAATCCTCCAATCCATGCGTGGAGGAACCGATCGCATTCGGGCAATTGTCCTGTCCCTGCGGAATTTTTCTCGACTGGATGAATCAGATTTAAAAGCGGTGAATATTCACGAAGGAATTGATAGTACCTTGCTGATTTTGCAATCCCGGTTGCATGAAAATTCCCAACGTCCAGAAATTGCTATTATTAAAGAATATGGTGAATTGCCCCTGGTGGAATGCTACGCGGGACAACTGAATCAAGTGTTTATGAATATTTTGGCGAATGGGATTGATGCCTTAGATAAATTAAGTTCTGAACGCAGTTTTGCGGAAAATCAAGGGGATCCTTTGTGGATCAAAATTTCTACAGAAGTGCTGCCAGAAAATTGGGTGAATATTAAAATTTTGGATAATGGTATAGGCATTCCCGAAGAACTGCGATCGCGCATTTTCAATCCCTTTTTCACCACCAAAGATGTGGGCAAAGGCACTGGCTTAGGGCTATCAATTAGCTATCAAATTGTGGTAGAAAAACATGGGGGAAAACTATTCTGTGAGTCATCATCAGACCGAGGGATTTCCTTTGTGATTTCCCTGCCCATCAAACATAATTAA
- a CDS encoding nucleotidyltransferase domain-containing protein: protein MSNAEKLTLEIPNRVLYARLNITPEVLGCFCDRAGIVELGLFGSVLRDDFRVDSDIDVLVTFSSEVHLSLLDFVSLEQELEELFQRQVDLVEKSVVEADENWIRREAILKESRVIYESRCSIYSSL, encoded by the coding sequence ATGAGCAATGCCGAAAAATTAACTTTAGAGATTCCCAATCGAGTTCTATACGCCAGACTGAATATCACTCCAGAAGTTTTAGGCTGTTTTTGCGATCGCGCAGGAATTGTCGAGTTAGGACTTTTCGGATCGGTATTAAGAGATGATTTTCGTGTAGATAGCGATATTGATGTTCTCGTTACCTTTTCCTCAGAAGTTCACCTCAGCTTATTAGATTTTGTCAGCTTAGAACAAGAATTAGAAGAGTTGTTTCAGCGACAGGTTGATTTAGTGGAAAAGTCGGTGGTGGAAGCGGATGAAAATTGGATTCGCCGCGAGGCAATTTTAAAGGAAAGTCGGGTGATTTATGAATCGAGATGCAGCATATATTCTAGTTTATAA
- a CDS encoding DUF29 domain-containing protein: protein MITLTNLKQLYEIDDSQWLEEIVKLLKNQQFKEIDWENLIEELEDLGKEKKNAVVSLLEQVIRHLLLLEYWPSEREYNQLHWQEEIYNFRIQLKRRLTTNLRNYLESELNSIYQDALGFVQIKTQKTVNFPPDSPYSLDQLLDIDWLPN, encoded by the coding sequence ATGATAACTCTGACGAATTTAAAACAACTCTATGAAATCGATGATTCTCAATGGCTAGAGGAAATCGTTAAATTATTGAAAAATCAGCAATTCAAAGAAATAGACTGGGAAAATTTAATTGAGGAGTTGGAAGATTTGGGCAAGGAAAAGAAAAATGCTGTGGTCAGCCTTTTAGAACAAGTGATTCGTCATTTATTATTGCTGGAATACTGGCCGTCTGAACGAGAATATAATCAATTACATTGGCAAGAAGAAATTTATAATTTTAGAATCCAGTTAAAACGCAGGTTGACGACTAATCTCCGCAATTATTTAGAGTCGGAACTCAATTCGATTTATCAAGATGCCCTGGGTTTTGTTCAGATTAAGACGCAAAAAACCGTAAATTTTCCCCCAGACAGCCCTTATTCTCTTGACCAATTACTTGATATCGATTGGTTGCCTAATTAA